One window of Triticum dicoccoides isolate Atlit2015 ecotype Zavitan chromosome 5A, WEW_v2.0, whole genome shotgun sequence genomic DNA carries:
- the LOC119298744 gene encoding LRR receptor-like serine/threonine-protein kinase FEI 1, translating to MAANPGSGTKKLSGGNGGAAALLLFLLLCCTASMALTPDGEALLELKVAFNATAGQRLGSWRAADPNPCGWEGVSCSFPDLRVQSINLPYMQFGGIISPSIGRLTKLQRLALHQNSLHGPIPAEIRNCTELRAIYLRANYLQGGIPPGIGDLTHLTILDLSSNLLRGAIPATIGSLTHLRFLNLSTNFFSGEIPNVGVLGTFKSSSYVGNLELCGLPIQKGCRGTLGFPAVLPHSDPLSSSGVSPITNNNKTSHFLNGVVIGSMSTMAVALVAVLGFLWVCLLSRKKTGVNYEKMDKQTLPDGAKLVTYQWNLPYSSGEIIRRLELLDEEDVVGCGGFGTVYKMVMDDGTAFAVKRIDLNRERRDKTFEKELEILGSIRHINLVNLRGYCRLSTAKLLIYDFMELGSLDSYLHGDAQEDQPLNWNARMKIALGSARGLAYLHHDCSPGIVHRDIKASNVLLDRCLEPRVSDFGLARLLVDNETHVTTVVAGTFGYLAPEYLQNGHSTEKSDVYSFGVLLLELVTGKRPTDSCFLSKGLNIVGWLNTLSGEHRLEEILDERSGDAEVEAVEGILDIAAMCTDADPGQRPSMGAVLKMLEEEILSPCLSELYYEQHLEL from the exons ATGGCCGCCAACCCCGGGAGCGGGACCAAGAAGCTGAGCGGCGGCAATGGGGGCGCCGcggccctcctcctcttcctcctcctctgctgcacCGCGTCCATGGCGCTCACTCCGGACG GGGAGGCGCTGCTGGAGCTCAAGGTGGCCTTCAACGCCACGGCGGGGCAGCGGCTGGGGAGCTGGCGGGCCGCCGACCCCAACCCCTGCGGCTGGGAGGGCGTCTCCTGCTCCTTCCCGGACCTCAGGGTCCAGTCCAT AAATCTGCCCTACATGCAGTTCGGAGGCATCATCTCCCCCAGCATCGGCAGGCTCACCAAGCTGCAGAGACT AGCTCTGCACCAGAACAGCCTGCACGGCCCCATCCCCGCCGAGATCAGGAACTGCACCGAGCTCAGAGCCAT TTACCTGAGAGCCAACTACCTGCAAGGGGGCATCCCTCCGGGGATCGGCGACCTCACTCACCTCACCATCCT GGACCTGTCCAGCAATCTGCTGCGGGGCGCGATACCGGCGACGATCGGAAGCCTAACTCATCTGCGGTTCCT GAACCTCTCCACCAACTTCTTCTCGGGAGAGATCCCGAATGTCGGCGTCCTCGGAACCTTCAAGAGCAGCTC GTATGTCGGAAATCTGGAGCTTTGTGGGCTGCCCATCCAGAAAGGTTGCCGTGGAACCCTCGGGTTCCCTGCGGTGCTGCCGCACTCTGaccccctctcctcctctg GTGTTTCTCCAATCACCAACAATAATAAAACCTCGCACTTTCTGAATGGCGTTGTGATCGGTTCAATGTCAACCATGGCCGTCGCGCTGGTCGCGGTGCTAGGCTTCCTCTGGGTATGCTTGCTGTCCAGGAAGAAGACTGGTGTCAACTATGAGAAAATGGACAAGCAAACTCTCCCAGATG GTGCAAAGCTTGTGACATACCAGTGGAATCTTCCGTATTCGTCGGGCGAGATCATTAGAAGGCTGGAGCTGCTTGATGAAGAGGATGTGGTTGGTTGTGGCGGGTTTGGTACGGTGTACAAGATGGTGATGGACGACGGCACGGCATTCGCTGTCAAGAGGATTGACCTCAACCGAGAGAGGCGAGACAAGACTTTCGAGAAGGAGCTCGAGATCCTGGGCAGCATTAGGCATATCAACCTTGTCAATCTGCGAGGATACTGCCGGCTCTCCACAGCTAAGCTACTCATATATGATTTCATGGAGCTTGGCAGCTTGGATAGCTACCTCCATG GAGATGCGCAGGAGGATCAGCCATTGAACTGGAATGCACGTATGAAGATTGCCCTGGGCTCCGCTAGAGGGCTGGCGTATTTGCACCATGATTGCTCGCCGGGGATCGTCCACCGGGACATCAAAGCCAGCAACGTCCTTCTGGACAGATGCTTGGAGCCACGCGTGTCTGATTTCGGCCTCGCGAGGCTGCTGGTAGACAACGAGACCCACGTAACCACCGTCGTGGCGGGTACCTTCGGGTACCTTGCACCAG AGTACCTGCAAAACGGGCACTCGACCGAGAAATCAGACGTGTATAGCTTTGGGGTGCTTTTGCTGGAACTGGTGACCGGAAAGCGGCCTACGGATTCTTGCTTCCTCAGCAAGGGTCTCAACATCGTCGGCTGG CTGAACACGCTGAGCGGTGAGCACCGTCTGGAGGAGATCCTGGACGAGCGGTCGGGCGacgcggaggtggaggcggtggagggGATCCTGGACATCGCGGCCATGTGCACGGACGCCGACCCGGGGCAGCGGCCGTCGATGGGGGCGGTGCTCAAGATGCTGGAGGAGGAGATCCTGTCGCCCTGCCTCAGCGAGCTCTACTACGAGCAGCACCTGGAGCTGTGA